One window of Vespa velutina chromosome 2, iVesVel2.1, whole genome shotgun sequence genomic DNA carries:
- the LOC124946386 gene encoding LHFPL tetraspan subfamily member 6 protein-like isoform X6: MTVLCVLWATLSTVASILACSGFYLPYWIQGRLLGKADAYFSSFRRCNYPRIRAPNATPEIVYECARYSSFWDIPSAWWQASTVTMGIGVSIAVIGALTLLAAASSFLPHILRTPKHTRLLGSIHFIAATMICGGLVMYPIGWDNQEVRESCGKAANVYNLGKCSLSWSSHLLIGSVILLMLCFGLSFCAARHKPSHSHTDPLRI; the protein is encoded by the exons ATGACAGTGCTGTGCGTGCTGTGGGCTACTCTGTCCACTGTGGCATCGATCCTAGCGTGTTCCGGCTTTTATTTGCCTTATTGGATACAG ggACGACTGCTGGGAAAGGCCGACGCGTACTTCAGTTCCTTTCGGCGTTGCAACTATCCACGAATCAGGGCACCTAACGCTACTCCTGAGATAGTTTACGAGTGTGCTCGGTACTCtag TTTCTGGGATATACCAAGCGCATGGTGGCAAGCTAGCACGGTAACGATGGGGATTGGTGTATCGATTGCTGTGATCGGTGCATTGACTCTTTTAGCAGCAGCATCTTCTTTTCTACCCCATATACTAAGGACTCCAAAGCATACTAGATTACTTGGTTCAATACATTTCATAGCCG CTACAATGATATGTGGTGGTTTGGTGATGTACCCCATTGGATGGGACAATCAAGAAGTACGTGAGTCCTGCGGCAAGGCTGCGAACGTGTACAATCTCG GCAAATGCTCATTGTCCTGGTCCAGTCATCTCCTCATCGGTTCGGTAATCTTGCTGATGCTGTGCTTCGGTCTGAGTTTCTGTGCTGCCCGACACAAGCCGTCACACTCGCACACGGATCCCCTGCGCATTTGA